Genomic segment of Bacteroides stercoris ATCC 43183:
GTCCCAGCACTGCTCCACTTCATCGTCCGGGGTAATGGTGGTGAGTTCTACCTGTATCAGGGAGAGGTCGTTGTACGAGTAGCTTTCCACATTATCTATATTGCCCATGCTGCGGATGCTCTTCTCCAGCACATCCGTCACTTCCAGCTCTACCTGGTGGGCGGATGCCCCCGGATAGGTGGTTACCACCATGGCGAGTTTCACTTTTATTTCAGGGTCTTCCAGCTTGCTCATCTGGTAGCAGGAGAGGATGCCGCCTACAAACAGGACGGTCACCAGGAAGTAAACCAGATTGCGGTTTTTGAATGCCCATTTGCTTATATCCATAATTGCTGAGTTTTAAAGAAAAACAATGCTATAACAGTCCGCCGATGTTTGTGTCGCTGGCAGCAGGCAGAGGAGTCACGGTTTCTCCATCCTTTATGTGATGTATTCCTGCCGACACCACTTGGTCGCCGGGTTGCAGCCCGTCGGAAGCGATGATGCTGCGTCCGTTGCTCAGCAGGCGTACGAGGGTTACTTCGCGGCTGTGTACTTTGCTGTCGGACGGGTTGTATACGAATACGCAGGCTTTGCCGTCTTTTTGCAGGACAGCGCTGCCGGGTACGGAGAGGTTGCGTGAACTGTCATTGTTGCAAAGGATGGTAACCATGGTGTTCATGCCCGGAGAAGGAACGGGGCGGTTGTCTGTAACCAGTTGCAGGCGCATGGTGTAGAGCTGGTTCGCATTTGCTTTGGGGGTGACGCTGATGAGTTTCAGCTCATAGGTCTGTTCCGGATAAATGTCGAACGTACAGCGGTATCGGTCAAATTGCTCGCGTCGGATGTATTCGGCTGCCGGAAGGTTTATTTCCACTTCCGGGGCGCTGTTGCTTATCATGGACAGGACAGGCATTCCGGCTCCCACCGTTTCGTGCGCTTCAAACAGCCTTTTCTGTATATAGCCGCTGAAAGGGGCGTAAAGGCGGGTGTAGCCCAACTGGTCTTTGTGATGCCGGTATTTGGCGGTGATTTGTTTCAGTCCGTACACGGCCTTGTCGTTGGCATTGGGCGTGGTTCCGTTGTCTTTGTAAAGCGCCATTACGCGTTCCGCCTCTGCCTTAATCTGTTTGTATTCGGCCTCGGTGGCGTCCAGTTGCACCTGGTAGTCTGTAGGGTCCAGTTCGGCAAGCAGCTGTCCTGCCTGCACGCGGGCGCCGTCCTTTACATATATCTTCTGTATCGTGCCGCTCACTCTGAATGCGAGGCTGATGTCTTGTGCCGCTTTTACTTTTCCGGGATATTGCAGGCTGGTTTGCCCGCCGGCGGAGACAACCGTATCTGTTTTTACGGTCTGGTATTCTCGCGTGTCTTTAGCTCCGTTGCTACAGGATAACAGCGAGTAGAGTGAGATGCTTGTTAAAATCCAATAAATTCGTTTCATAATTCAAGGTATATTAGTTTTGTGACAAAATTACTCAGTCTCTTCTATATATAAAAGGTTTA
This window contains:
- a CDS encoding efflux RND transporter periplasmic adaptor subunit; its protein translation is MKRIYWILTSISLYSLLSCSNGAKDTREYQTVKTDTVVSAGGQTSLQYPGKVKAAQDISLAFRVSGTIQKIYVKDGARVQAGQLLAELDPTDYQVQLDATEAEYKQIKAEAERVMALYKDNGTTPNANDKAVYGLKQITAKYRHHKDQLGYTRLYAPFSGYIQKRLFEAHETVGAGMPVLSMISNSAPEVEINLPAAEYIRREQFDRYRCTFDIYPEQTYELKLISVTPKANANQLYTMRLQLVTDNRPVPSPGMNTMVTILCNNDSSRNLSVPGSAVLQKDGKACVFVYNPSDSKVHSREVTLVRLLSNGRSIIASDGLQPGDQVVSAGIHHIKDGETVTPLPAASDTNIGGLL